The Streptomyces sp. HUAS CB01 genome has a segment encoding these proteins:
- a CDS encoding winged helix-turn-helix transcriptional regulator, giving the protein MSVSPQVVGSPVRRPDVNEKLCPSRVVLEHVTSRWGVLVLAALLERSYRFSELRRAIGGVSEKMLAQTLQTLERDGFVHRDAKPVIPPRVDYSLTDLGREAGEQVWALARWTERRLDDVERARAEYDGARTS; this is encoded by the coding sequence ATGAGCGTGAGCCCGCAGGTCGTCGGCAGCCCCGTGCGGAGGCCCGATGTGAACGAGAAGCTGTGCCCGTCCCGGGTGGTCCTGGAGCACGTCACCAGCCGGTGGGGCGTCCTGGTGCTGGCCGCGTTGCTGGAGCGCTCGTACCGCTTCAGCGAACTGCGCCGAGCCATCGGCGGGGTGAGCGAGAAGATGCTGGCGCAGACCCTGCAGACCCTGGAGCGCGACGGCTTCGTGCACCGCGACGCCAAGCCCGTCATCCCGCCGCGGGTCGACTACTCCCTCACGGACCTCGGCCGCGAGGCCGGCGAGCAGGTGTGGGCGCTCGCGCGGTGGACCGAGCGACGGCTCGACGACGTGGAGCGGGCACGCGCCGAGTACGACGGGGCCCGGACCTCCTGA
- a CDS encoding NAD(P)H-binding protein, whose translation MSIVVTGATGRLGRLVVERLLETGVPAAGIAAVVRDKEKAADLAARGVELRLADYDDPATLTGVFRAGDRVLLVSGNEVGRRVPQHTAVIAAARAAGVAQLAYTGVLGGPEADFELAEEHKATERAILDSGLPHTFLRNGWYTENYTEQLGPVLEHGAVVASAGEGRIASASRADYAAAAAAVLTGDGHLGRAYELSGDTAWSLAEYAAEVAKHSGKDIVHRNVPAETHLEILTGAGVPAPFAAILVDVDRAIERGLLARGDGDLARLIGRPTTPLAETVAAALAHR comes from the coding sequence ATGAGCATCGTCGTCACCGGAGCCACCGGACGTCTCGGCCGCCTCGTCGTCGAGCGCCTCCTCGAGACGGGTGTGCCCGCCGCCGGCATCGCCGCGGTGGTACGCGACAAGGAAAAGGCCGCGGACCTCGCGGCACGTGGGGTCGAGCTGCGCCTCGCCGACTACGACGACCCCGCGACGCTCACCGGCGTCTTCCGCGCCGGCGACCGGGTCCTGCTGGTCTCCGGGAACGAGGTGGGACGGCGGGTCCCGCAGCACACGGCCGTCATCGCCGCCGCCCGGGCCGCGGGTGTCGCGCAGCTCGCGTACACGGGCGTCCTCGGCGGCCCCGAGGCGGACTTCGAGCTCGCCGAGGAGCACAAGGCGACCGAGCGGGCGATCCTCGACTCCGGCCTGCCCCACACCTTCCTGCGCAACGGCTGGTACACCGAGAACTACACGGAGCAGCTCGGCCCGGTCCTGGAGCACGGCGCGGTCGTCGCCAGCGCGGGTGAGGGCCGGATCGCCTCCGCCTCCCGCGCCGACTACGCCGCCGCAGCGGCCGCCGTCCTCACCGGGGACGGCCATCTCGGCCGGGCCTACGAGCTCAGCGGCGACACGGCCTGGTCCCTGGCCGAGTACGCGGCCGAGGTCGCGAAGCACTCGGGCAAGGACATCGTCCACCGGAACGTCCCCGCCGAGACGCACCTGGAGATCCTGACCGGCGCCGGCGTCCCCGCCCCCTTCGCCGCGATCCTCGTCGACGTGGACCGCGCGATCGAGCGCGGCCTGCTGGCCCGCGGCGACGGGGATCTGGCCCGCCTCATCGGCCGGCCGACCACCCCGCTCGCGGAGACCGTCGCGGCCGCCCTCGCGCACCGCTGA